One stretch of Methyloversatilis sp. RAC08 DNA includes these proteins:
- a CDS encoding sensor domain-containing diguanylate cyclase has product MKPALLARIGTLKARLIGSAVVLGLLLMAGLGLTHHLLAGHLIAQEDSRIDALAADMQTRLADIVMHDQARLAAEAGALRRLGGLGYIEVRDAAGRVLVADGGPAVLGAPHANLRAALAAGRSRHDFRIALRSADASASVGVLRASASLVRLEAALATLTTSMLLLGVLILSLHVLLTRWVLGGVLDGVTAIETRAIALRRAEVVNPLPVVGDDALARLTRAFNQMVQALDERVMALRKSESRFHAIADFTFGVEAWFGPQGRLIWVNRSIERVTGHSPLDCLLSENLAGMLVHEKDRKIFATRAQEALAGASGENFEVRLLRRDGGVVWVSLNWQPIYDEAGVCLGVRVSADDIQSRKEAELKLLDTVTALRREQGLRDYYLTRSEEERSRLEALLDLIKLGVLFVDRDGRAQHANRMLKLIWGMALDENLSGMRDSVLIERTAALRADEDGYRERMTQILATRLPTEPMDILLRDGRIIREQSALVPSATPGRFLGRVWIYEDVTAERRAAEALVQMAERDPLTNLYNRRRFHEELERMIADASRRHTQLGLLLFDLDGFKPVNDRHGHQAGDQVLMKLAREVGAVVRRNEIFFRLGGDEFGVLAPDTDEQAITGLARRIGERVSGMNFEFDGERAYVTVSTGIGIYPVHASTGEALLGAADAAMYAAKNDGKNAFRMYQRRHGT; this is encoded by the coding sequence ATGAAACCGGCCCTGCTTGCACGCATCGGCACGCTGAAGGCACGCCTCATCGGGTCGGCGGTCGTGCTGGGCCTGCTGCTGATGGCAGGCCTCGGGCTCACCCACCACCTGCTGGCCGGCCACCTGATTGCGCAGGAAGATTCGCGTATCGATGCGCTGGCCGCCGACATGCAGACCCGGCTGGCCGATATCGTGATGCACGATCAGGCGCGGCTCGCGGCCGAAGCGGGTGCATTGCGCAGGCTGGGTGGCCTCGGTTACATCGAGGTTCGCGATGCCGCCGGGCGCGTACTGGTGGCGGACGGTGGGCCGGCCGTGCTCGGTGCGCCGCATGCGAATCTGCGTGCCGCACTGGCGGCCGGACGCAGTCGTCACGATTTCCGCATCGCGCTGAGGTCGGCCGACGCCAGCGCGTCGGTTGGTGTGCTGCGCGCCAGTGCGAGCCTGGTTCGTCTCGAAGCTGCACTCGCCACACTGACGACGTCAATGCTGCTGCTGGGCGTCCTGATTCTGTCGCTGCATGTGCTGCTGACCCGCTGGGTGCTCGGCGGTGTGCTTGATGGTGTGACCGCGATCGAAACGCGTGCGATCGCGCTGCGCCGAGCAGAGGTCGTCAATCCGCTTCCGGTGGTCGGCGACGATGCGCTGGCCCGTCTGACCCGCGCCTTCAATCAGATGGTGCAGGCGCTCGATGAGCGGGTCATGGCGTTGCGCAAGAGTGAATCGCGCTTTCATGCGATTGCCGATTTCACCTTTGGCGTCGAAGCCTGGTTCGGACCGCAGGGGCGCCTGATCTGGGTCAATCGTTCGATCGAGCGGGTGACCGGTCACAGCCCGCTGGACTGCCTGCTGAGCGAAAATCTTGCAGGCATGCTGGTCCATGAGAAGGACCGCAAGATATTCGCCACCCGCGCGCAGGAGGCGCTGGCCGGTGCCAGCGGCGAAAATTTCGAAGTGCGGCTGCTGCGTCGCGACGGCGGGGTGGTGTGGGTGTCCCTGAACTGGCAGCCCATCTACGACGAGGCGGGTGTTTGCCTGGGCGTGCGGGTGTCTGCTGACGACATCCAGAGCCGCAAGGAAGCCGAACTGAAGCTGCTCGACACAGTGACCGCGCTGCGTCGCGAACAGGGCCTGCGCGATTACTACCTGACGCGCAGCGAGGAAGAGCGTTCGCGGCTGGAGGCGCTGCTCGACCTGATCAAGCTGGGCGTGCTGTTCGTCGATCGCGACGGGCGCGCGCAGCACGCCAACCGGATGCTGAAGCTGATCTGGGGCATGGCGCTGGACGAAAACCTTTCCGGCATGCGGGACAGTGTGCTGATCGAACGCACCGCGGCGCTGCGTGCGGACGAAGACGGCTACCGGGAGCGCATGACACAGATTCTTGCAACGCGACTGCCGACCGAGCCGATGGACATCCTGCTGCGTGATGGGCGCATCATCCGCGAACAGTCGGCGCTGGTGCCGTCGGCCACGCCCGGGCGTTTCCTCGGGCGCGTGTGGATCTACGAAGACGTTACGGCCGAGCGACGTGCAGCCGAGGCACTCGTTCAGATGGCCGAACGCGATCCGCTGACCAATCTTTACAATCGCCGCCGCTTCCATGAAGAGCTCGAACGCATGATTGCAGACGCCAGCCGGCGACACACGCAACTTGGCCTGCTGCTGTTCGACCTCGATGGCTTCAAGCCGGTCAACGACCGGCACGGTCATCAGGCCGGCGATCAGGTGCTGATGAAGCTGGCGCGCGAGGTCGGCGCCGTCGTGCGCCGGAACGAAATCTTCTTCCGGCTCGGCGGTGACGAATTCGGTGTGCTCGCTCCGGACACCGACGAACAGGCCATCACCGGTCTGGCGCGACGCATCGGCGAGCGTGTGTCGGGCATGAACTTCGAATTTGACGGCGAGCGCGCCTATGTGACCGTAAGTACGGGCATCGGCATCTATCCGGTTCATGCATCGACCGGCGAAGCCTTGCTGGGCGCGGCGGACGCTGCGATGTACGCGGCCAAGAACGATGGCAAGAACGCTTTCCGGATGTACCAACGCCGCCATGGCACCTGA
- the argA gene encoding amino-acid N-acetyltransferase, translating into MHADPDSPRFVAWVRSAAPYIHAFGGRTFVVAVGGEVLKSPFANSLVQDCNLLAALGIKLVLVVGARPQIEEELAARGLEPRYHKGLRVTDAPAMDCVKRANGAIRIDVEALFSQGLPNTPMAGSTIEVASGNFLTARPVGVVDGIDHGYTGAVRKVDVEALNDALVDSDIVLMQPYGYSLTGEVFNLCMEEVAESVAIGLQATKLIYLCDAPGIVDEAGELVPELTADEASQWLKAGRGITEDLGLYLPRAIRAVKMGVARAHMIDRDLDGALLLEFFTTQGVGSVISRERLALMRNARMDDVPAVAGLIAPMEADGTLVSRGRERLEREIDRFSVLEHDEVIMGCAAFYPYAEEEMAELACLAVMPEYRRHGYGEQILSFVEGRARAERMKRLFVLTTVTAHWFVERGFVEAGVDVLPRVKRENYNPQRRSKVLVKVL; encoded by the coding sequence ATGCACGCTGATCCCGATTCACCGCGCTTCGTCGCCTGGGTGCGCAGCGCCGCACCTTACATCCATGCCTTTGGCGGCCGAACCTTCGTGGTCGCGGTCGGCGGCGAGGTGCTGAAGAGCCCGTTCGCCAATTCGCTGGTGCAGGATTGCAACCTGCTCGCCGCGCTCGGCATCAAGCTGGTGCTGGTGGTCGGCGCACGCCCGCAGATCGAGGAAGAACTGGCGGCGCGTGGCCTGGAACCCCGCTATCACAAGGGTTTGCGCGTGACCGACGCGCCTGCCATGGATTGCGTGAAGCGCGCCAACGGCGCCATCCGCATCGACGTCGAAGCGCTGTTTTCGCAGGGTCTGCCCAATACGCCGATGGCGGGCAGCACGATCGAGGTCGCGTCGGGCAATTTCCTCACGGCGCGTCCGGTGGGCGTGGTGGATGGCATCGACCATGGTTACACGGGTGCCGTGCGCAAGGTCGACGTCGAAGCGCTGAACGACGCACTGGTCGACAGCGACATCGTGCTGATGCAGCCCTATGGCTACTCGCTGACCGGCGAGGTGTTCAATCTGTGCATGGAAGAAGTGGCCGAATCGGTGGCCATCGGGCTGCAGGCAACGAAGCTGATCTACCTGTGCGACGCGCCGGGCATCGTCGATGAAGCCGGAGAGCTGGTGCCGGAACTCACCGCCGACGAAGCATCGCAATGGCTGAAGGCGGGTCGCGGCATCACCGAAGACCTGGGCCTCTACCTGCCGCGGGCGATCCGTGCCGTGAAGATGGGTGTGGCGCGGGCGCACATGATCGATCGCGACCTCGATGGCGCGCTGCTGCTCGAATTCTTCACTACGCAAGGTGTCGGCAGCGTCATTTCGCGCGAACGCCTCGCGCTGATGCGCAATGCGCGCATGGACGATGTGCCGGCAGTGGCGGGCCTGATCGCGCCGATGGAAGCGGATGGCACGCTGGTCAGTCGCGGCCGCGAAAGGCTCGAACGCGAGATCGATCGTTTCAGCGTGCTCGAACACGACGAAGTCATCATGGGCTGTGCCGCCTTCTACCCGTATGCGGAAGAAGAAATGGCCGAACTGGCCTGTCTTGCGGTCATGCCCGAATACCGTCGCCACGGCTATGGGGAACAGATACTCAGCTTCGTCGAGGGGCGGGCGCGTGCCGAGCGCATGAAGCGCCTGTTCGTGCTCACCACCGTGACGGCACACTGGTTCGTCGAGCGCGGTTTCGTCGAAGCCGGCGTCGATGTGCTGCCGCGCGTGAAGCGCGAGAACTACAACCCGCAGCGTCGCAGCAAGGTTCTGGTGAAGGTGCTCTGA
- the pap gene encoding polyphosphate:AMP phosphotransferase, with the protein MFDSLPPLEAMDEDRFDRAVARLRADLLDAQYSILEQARTPVILLIAGVAGAGRGVVVNTLNEWMDPRHIRTSAFGARDEAARLRPHMWRFWQALPSRGRTAIVFEAWYSEVIRDRVDRRIKRQAFGHTLQSIRRFEHLLAMEDAVVLKFWLHLDADTQRARFKALEKDAATRWRVTSEDWHEHRHHRRLCKVAEEAIRQTDDPHAPWHLIDARDTRLCELAVGRTVLRALRATLAGRPPRPAPLPPPSMAVAEAPAAPVGEAAAPSKPMTKAQYQPALEVLQGRLNLLLRQPAFEDRALVLVFEGMDAAGKGGAIRRITHALDARFYRVHPVAAPSEHERKYPWLWRFWRDVPRNGRAALFDRSWYGRVLVERVEGFAEPEDWARAYDEINAFEQEWVAHGAIVCKFWLDVSPEEQLKRFNERSRTRFKRFKITPDDWRNREKWPAYLPAVREMLARTHTEAAPWALIGSDDKYRARLDILQTVCDRLESAIG; encoded by the coding sequence ATGTTCGATTCGCTGCCCCCGCTCGAAGCGATGGATGAAGACCGGTTCGATCGGGCCGTGGCGCGGCTGCGTGCCGACCTGCTTGATGCGCAGTACTCGATCCTGGAACAGGCGCGCACGCCGGTCATTCTGCTGATCGCCGGCGTGGCCGGCGCCGGACGCGGCGTGGTGGTCAATACGTTGAACGAGTGGATGGACCCGCGCCATATCCGCACCAGTGCGTTCGGGGCGCGCGACGAAGCCGCACGTCTGCGACCCCACATGTGGCGTTTCTGGCAGGCCTTGCCGTCGCGCGGGCGTACCGCCATCGTGTTCGAAGCCTGGTACAGCGAGGTCATCCGCGACCGCGTCGACCGCCGCATCAAGCGACAGGCGTTCGGCCACACACTGCAGTCGATACGCCGTTTCGAGCACTTGCTGGCGATGGAAGACGCCGTCGTGCTCAAGTTCTGGCTGCATCTGGACGCCGATACGCAGCGTGCCCGCTTCAAGGCGCTCGAAAAGGACGCGGCAACGCGCTGGCGCGTCACGTCGGAGGACTGGCACGAACACCGTCATCACCGCAGGCTGTGCAAGGTGGCGGAAGAGGCGATCCGGCAGACCGACGACCCGCATGCACCGTGGCATCTGATCGACGCTCGGGACACCCGCCTGTGCGAATTGGCGGTCGGTCGCACCGTGCTGCGCGCGCTGCGTGCCACGCTGGCCGGGCGACCGCCCCGTCCGGCGCCGTTGCCGCCGCCTTCAATGGCCGTTGCCGAGGCGCCGGCGGCACCGGTCGGCGAAGCAGCGGCCCCGTCGAAGCCGATGACCAAGGCGCAATACCAGCCAGCGCTGGAAGTCCTGCAGGGGCGGTTGAACCTGTTGCTGCGCCAGCCGGCTTTCGAAGATCGCGCGCTCGTGCTGGTGTTCGAAGGCATGGATGCAGCCGGCAAGGGCGGTGCCATCCGTCGCATCACTCATGCACTCGATGCGCGGTTTTACCGCGTTCATCCGGTCGCGGCGCCGTCCGAACATGAGCGCAAGTACCCGTGGTTGTGGCGCTTCTGGCGCGATGTGCCGCGCAATGGCCGGGCGGCACTGTTCGACCGCTCCTGGTACGGCCGGGTGCTGGTCGAACGGGTCGAAGGCTTTGCCGAGCCGGAGGACTGGGCGCGCGCCTACGACGAAATCAACGCCTTCGAGCAGGAATGGGTAGCGCATGGCGCCATCGTCTGCAAGTTCTGGCTCGATGTCAGTCCCGAAGAACAGCTGAAGCGCTTCAACGAGCGCAGTCGCACCCGGTTCAAGCGTTTCAAGATCACGCCGGATGACTGGCGCAACCGCGAGAAGTGGCCGGCCTATCTTCCGGCGGTACGTGAAATGCTGGCGCGCACGCACACCGAGGCGGCGCCGTGGGCATTGATCGGCTCGGACGACAAGTACCGCGCCCGCCTCGACATCCTGCAAACCGTCTGCGACCGTCTCGAATCCGCGATCGGCTGA
- a CDS encoding 16S rRNA (uracil(1498)-N(3))-methyltransferase — protein MNPRFFCPLPDEPQGALLLPAAVAHHVERVLRLSSGDSLTLFDGRGFEVDARLEGKGRDLRAVLGERREPLREPALRITLMQCLAASDKMDWIVQKAVELGVGRVQPVSSRRAVVRLAGERAQRRVEHWRQIAVAACEQCGRNVVPEVRPLLSFEQAVAGADGQRLLLHPEGGVPLREAGLKADQPISLLIGPEGGFDHDELQAARGSGFAALTLGPRVLRTETAGAAVVAALNALIGDF, from the coding sequence ATGAATCCACGCTTCTTTTGCCCTCTGCCCGATGAACCGCAGGGCGCGCTGCTGCTGCCGGCGGCAGTGGCCCACCACGTTGAACGCGTGCTGCGTCTGTCGTCGGGCGATTCGCTGACCCTTTTCGACGGTCGCGGTTTCGAAGTCGACGCCCGACTCGAAGGCAAGGGCCGCGACCTCCGGGCAGTGCTCGGCGAACGCCGCGAGCCGCTGCGCGAGCCGGCGCTGCGGATCACGCTGATGCAGTGTCTGGCCGCGTCGGACAAGATGGACTGGATCGTGCAGAAGGCGGTCGAACTGGGCGTTGGGCGGGTGCAGCCGGTGAGTTCCCGGCGCGCTGTCGTGCGGCTGGCCGGCGAACGTGCCCAGCGCCGGGTGGAACACTGGCGCCAGATTGCCGTGGCTGCCTGCGAACAGTGCGGCCGCAACGTCGTGCCCGAAGTGCGGCCGCTGCTTTCTTTCGAACAGGCCGTCGCGGGTGCAGACGGGCAGCGACTGCTGCTGCATCCGGAAGGTGGGGTGCCGTTGCGCGAGGCGGGTCTGAAAGCCGATCAGCCGATCAGCCTGCTGATCGGTCCGGAAGGCGGTTTCGACCACGACGAACTGCAGGCCGCGCGCGGCAGCGGGTTTGCCGCGCTCACCCTCGGCCCGCGCGTATTGCGCACTGAAACTGCAGGTGCGGCCGTGGTGGCTGCGCTCAACGCCCTGATCGGAGATTTCTGA
- a CDS encoding thioredoxin family protein yields the protein MVSTSTPVCDFGLAAPGFRLRDADGREHAPDTLRGPAGLLVMFICNHCPYVQAILPRLVVTVRELQALGIGVVAIMSNDTVQYPEDGPDAMQALARDRAFSFPYLLDADQSVARAYGAVCTPDFFGYNNALQLQYRGRFDASRKEAAPPDTPRDLFEAMRLVALTGDGPRVQTPGIGCSIKWRQD from the coding sequence ATGGTCAGCACTTCTACACCTGTCTGTGACTTCGGCCTGGCGGCGCCCGGCTTCCGGCTGCGCGACGCCGACGGGCGCGAACATGCGCCGGACACATTGCGCGGACCGGCCGGTCTGCTGGTGATGTTCATCTGCAACCACTGCCCCTATGTGCAGGCGATACTGCCACGGCTGGTCGTAACGGTGCGTGAGCTGCAGGCGCTCGGCATCGGCGTGGTGGCCATCATGTCGAACGATACGGTCCAATATCCGGAGGACGGCCCGGACGCGATGCAGGCACTGGCGCGAGACAGGGCGTTTTCCTTCCCGTATCTGCTGGACGCCGACCAGTCGGTGGCGCGCGCCTATGGTGCGGTGTGCACGCCGGATTTCTTCGGCTACAACAACGCATTGCAGCTGCAGTACCGCGGTCGCTTCGACGCCTCCCGCAAGGAGGCCGCCCCACCCGATACGCCGCGCGATCTTTTCGAGGCCATGCGCCTCGTTGCGCTGACCGGCGACGGCCCGCGCGTGCAGACGCCCGGCATTGGCTGTTCCATCAAATGGCGTCAGGATTGA
- a CDS encoding inositol monophosphatase family protein — protein MSSPTLIQIVDTARDVAREVIMPHFLTAQRNTKDDGSLFTVVDLAAQEALIERLPRIIDRPVLGEEMPESLQLRLWHEGQDGIWCIDPIDGTTNFINGIPFFGVAIAYIAEGRTRYGVVYNPMTDEAFYAEEGGGAFLNGTALPLRTPARHLLDAVAGVDFKRIPKPLADALATQSPFYSQRNFGSSALEWCFVAAARLDVYLHGGQMMWDFAAGTLIAAEAGAQCSMLDGEPLNMSPGQKTPVVVGANAALYREWMDWLNAHGAR, from the coding sequence ATGAGCTCACCCACCCTCATCCAGATCGTCGACACCGCGCGCGACGTCGCACGCGAGGTCATCATGCCGCACTTCCTGACGGCGCAACGCAACACCAAGGACGATGGCAGCCTGTTCACGGTGGTCGATCTTGCGGCGCAGGAAGCGCTGATCGAACGCCTGCCCCGCATCATCGATCGTCCGGTACTGGGCGAAGAAATGCCGGAATCGCTGCAGCTGCGTCTGTGGCACGAAGGCCAGGACGGCATCTGGTGCATCGATCCGATCGACGGCACCACGAATTTCATCAACGGCATTCCGTTCTTCGGCGTGGCGATCGCCTACATCGCCGAAGGCCGGACGCGCTACGGTGTGGTGTACAACCCGATGACCGACGAGGCCTTCTACGCCGAAGAAGGAGGCGGTGCCTTCCTGAACGGCACGGCACTGCCGCTGCGCACGCCGGCCCGCCATCTGCTGGACGCGGTCGCTGGCGTCGATTTCAAGCGCATTCCCAAGCCGCTGGCCGATGCGCTCGCCACGCAGTCACCGTTCTATTCGCAGCGCAACTTCGGCTCCAGCGCGCTCGAGTGGTGCTTCGTCGCGGCGGCGCGACTGGATGTCTACCTGCACGGCGGCCAGATGATGTGGGATTTCGCTGCCGGCACCCTGATTGCCGCCGAAGCAGGCGCACAGTGCTCGATGCTCGACGGCGAGCCGCTGAACATGTCGCCCGGCCAAAAGACACCGGTCGTTGTCGGCGCCAACGCGGCGCTGTATCGGGAATGGATGGACTGGCTCAACGCGCACGGCGCGCGCTGA
- a CDS encoding LysR family transcriptional regulator — MSLRQLRIFEAVARLGSISRAAEELHLTQPAVSMQVKALDGLIGLPLIETLGKKLRVTDVGMEIARHARAIEHQLAEAEAALAQMASGHAGLVSVGVVSTAKYIAPKLLMAFRERFPDVQVRISLHNRDDIFRQLEDNLIDLAIMGRPPAALGCEAHVFAEHPLSILACEGHPLTGGGMASAEDLGREAFLIRERGSGTRVTQESFLIEHGIRPTEIIELPSNEIIKQAAIAGMGLAFLSEHTCQLELRTGVLRRIAAPGTPVIRNWHVVYRDRKNLLPAAQALRDFLLAKGGGLVNAQVTSAQPV; from the coding sequence GTGTCGCTACGCCAGCTGCGGATATTCGAAGCGGTCGCCCGCCTCGGATCGATTTCGCGCGCCGCCGAAGAACTGCATCTGACACAACCCGCAGTCTCGATGCAGGTGAAGGCGCTCGACGGGCTGATCGGGCTGCCGCTGATCGAAACCCTGGGCAAGAAGCTGCGAGTGACCGATGTCGGCATGGAAATCGCCCGCCACGCGCGTGCGATCGAACACCAGCTGGCCGAAGCGGAAGCAGCGCTCGCCCAGATGGCGAGCGGTCATGCCGGTCTGGTGTCGGTCGGCGTGGTCAGCACCGCGAAGTACATCGCGCCGAAGCTGCTGATGGCGTTCCGCGAGCGCTTTCCGGATGTGCAGGTCCGCATTTCACTGCACAACCGCGACGACATCTTCCGCCAGCTGGAAGACAACCTGATCGACCTCGCGATCATGGGGCGTCCGCCGGCTGCGCTGGGTTGCGAGGCGCATGTGTTCGCCGAGCATCCGCTTTCCATCCTCGCCTGCGAAGGTCACCCGCTGACCGGCGGCGGCATGGCCAGCGCGGAGGATCTGGGGCGCGAAGCCTTCCTGATCCGCGAGCGCGGATCCGGCACGCGGGTGACCCAGGAAAGCTTTTTGATCGAACACGGCATTCGCCCGACCGAAATCATCGAGTTGCCCAGCAATGAGATCATCAAGCAGGCGGCAATTGCGGGAATGGGGCTGGCGTTCCTGTCGGAACACACCTGCCAGCTCGAACTGCGTACCGGCGTGCTGCGCCGGATCGCTGCACCGGGTACGCCGGTGATCCGTAATTGGCATGTGGTCTATCGCGACCGCAAGAACCTGCTGCCGGCCGCCCAGGCACTGCGCGACTTCCTGCTGGCAAAGGGCGGCGGGCTGGTCAACGCACAGGTCACGTCCGCGCAGCCGGTGTGA
- a CDS encoding class 1 fructose-bisphosphatase: protein MIEGRKTLTRYTIEAQQRHPQASGIFSSLLNAVATAVKIIANNVNKGALVGSLGSFEAIGSGAAINLAGDVTQKLDTIANEAMQRECEWGGHLAALAPDGLDGFIPTPEQSPRGKYLLLFDALDCSNNIDVNLTVGTLFSVLHAPNPGAEPQLSDFLQPGTEQVCAGYALYGPSTMLVLTTGEGVDGFTLDRDIGAFILTHPKMRIPAQTNEFAINASKSRFWEPPVKRYVEECLAGQTGPRNTDFNMRWIASLVAETHRVLTRGGVIMYPADTMPSQPPGRISLMYEANPIAFLIEQAGGEATNGRTRILELPPRSLQMRTPLIFGSSEEVRRIAQYHHENDQGLDREYTSPLFNIRGLFSTL, encoded by the coding sequence ATGATCGAAGGGCGCAAGACCCTCACGCGTTACACCATCGAGGCCCAGCAGAGACACCCGCAAGCGAGCGGGATCTTTTCGAGTCTGTTGAATGCGGTTGCGACGGCGGTGAAAATCATCGCCAACAACGTTAACAAGGGCGCGCTGGTCGGCTCGCTCGGCAGCTTCGAAGCGATTGGCAGCGGCGCCGCCATCAATCTGGCAGGCGACGTCACGCAGAAGCTCGACACCATCGCCAACGAGGCGATGCAGCGCGAATGCGAATGGGGCGGTCATCTTGCGGCGCTCGCACCGGATGGCCTCGACGGCTTCATCCCGACGCCGGAACAGTCGCCGCGCGGCAAATACCTTTTGCTGTTCGATGCGCTGGACTGCAGCAACAACATCGACGTGAATCTGACTGTCGGCACGCTTTTTTCGGTGCTGCACGCACCCAACCCGGGTGCCGAGCCGCAGTTGTCGGATTTTCTGCAGCCCGGAACCGAACAGGTGTGCGCCGGCTATGCGCTGTACGGCCCTTCGACCATGCTGGTGCTGACCACCGGCGAAGGCGTTGACGGATTCACGCTCGACCGCGACATTGGCGCCTTCATCCTGACCCATCCGAAGATGCGCATTCCGGCGCAGACGAACGAATTCGCGATCAATGCGTCGAAATCGCGTTTCTGGGAACCGCCGGTCAAGCGCTATGTCGAGGAATGTCTGGCCGGCCAGACCGGACCGCGCAACACGGACTTCAACATGCGCTGGATCGCCTCGCTGGTGGCTGAAACCCATCGCGTGCTGACGCGCGGCGGCGTCATCATGTATCCGGCCGACACCATGCCGTCGCAGCCGCCAGGCCGCATTTCGCTGATGTACGAAGCCAATCCGATCGCCTTTCTGATCGAACAGGCGGGTGGCGAGGCGACCAACGGCCGCACCCGCATCCTTGAACTGCCGCCGCGCAGTCTGCAGATGCGCACGCCACTGATCTTCGGTTCGAGCGAAGAAGTGCGTCGCATTGCCCAGTATCACCACGAAAATGACCAGGGACTGGACCGTGAATACACTTCGCCACTTTTCAATATCCGTGGCCTGTTTTCCACGCTCTGA
- a CDS encoding phosphoribulokinase — MSVRHPVIAITGSSGAGTSTVTRTFQHIFRREGVNPVIVEGDAFHRYDREEMKVVMAREAAAGNEHFSHFGPDANLFEELEALFRQYGAEGTGRSRAYLHNDKEAAPFGQPPGTFTPWEDIPTGTDILFYEGLHGAVKTDRIDVGQHADLRIGVVPIINLEWIQKLHRDREQRGYTTDAVTDTILRRMPEYVHYICSQFENTHINFQRVPMVDTSNPFIARAIPTPEESMVVIRFANPRGIDFQYLLSMLQGSFMSRANTIVIPGGKIELAMQLIFTPLILRLVENGRKARARY; from the coding sequence ATGTCGGTACGTCATCCTGTCATCGCCATCACCGGATCATCGGGCGCCGGCACCAGCACGGTCACGCGAACCTTCCAGCACATCTTCCGGCGCGAAGGGGTGAACCCGGTCATTGTCGAAGGCGATGCCTTTCATCGTTACGACCGGGAAGAGATGAAGGTCGTCATGGCGCGCGAAGCGGCGGCCGGCAACGAACATTTCAGCCATTTCGGCCCCGATGCCAACCTGTTCGAAGAACTTGAGGCCCTGTTCCGGCAGTATGGCGCCGAAGGCACCGGGCGTTCCCGCGCCTATCTGCACAACGACAAGGAAGCCGCACCTTTTGGTCAGCCGCCCGGGACATTCACGCCCTGGGAGGACATTCCGACGGGCACCGACATCCTGTTCTACGAAGGTTTGCATGGCGCAGTGAAAACCGACCGCATCGATGTCGGACAGCATGCCGACCTGCGCATCGGCGTCGTACCCATCATCAATCTGGAGTGGATACAGAAACTGCACCGCGATCGCGAGCAGCGCGGCTACACGACCGATGCGGTGACCGACACCATCCTGCGCCGCATGCCGGAATACGTGCACTACATCTGTTCGCAGTTCGAAAACACACACATCAATTTCCAGCGGGTACCGATGGTCGATACCTCGAACCCCTTCATTGCACGCGCCATCCCGACGCCGGAAGAATCGATGGTGGTGATCCGCTTCGCCAATCCGCGCGGCATCGACTTCCAGTACCTGCTGAGCATGCTGCAAGGCTCCTTCATGTCGCGCGCCAACACCATCGTGATACCGGGTGGCAAGATCGAACTGGCCATGCAGCTCATCTTCACGCCTCTGATCCTGCGGCTGGTGGAAAACGGCCGCAAGGCGCGGGCGCGTTACTGA